Proteins encoded by one window of Cannabis sativa cultivar Pink pepper isolate KNU-18-1 chromosome 4, ASM2916894v1, whole genome shotgun sequence:
- the LOC133037460 gene encoding NAD(P)H-quinone oxidoreductase subunit 6, chloroplastic, with translation MKNISIFSLILHRMDLPGPIHDFLLVFLGLGLILGSIGVVLFTNPIYSAFSLGFVLVCISLFYILLNSYFVAAAQLLIYVGAINVLILFAVMFMNGSEYYKDFHLLTLGDGVTLLVCTSIFGLLMTTITDTSWYGIIWTTRSNQIIEHDLLSNSQQIGIHLSTDFFLPFEFISIILLVALIGAIAVARQ, from the coding sequence ATGAAAAACATTTCGATTTTTTCTCTTATTTTACATAGAATGGATTTGCCTGGACCAATACATGATTTTCTTTTAGTCTTTCTGGGCTTAGGTCTTATCTTAGGAAGTATAGGAGTAGTATTATTTACCAACCCAATTTATTCTGCCTTTTCGTTGGGATTTGTTCTTGTTTGTatatcattattttatattctATTAAATTCGTATTTTGTAGCTGCTGCACAACTCCTTATTTACGTGGGGGCTATAAATGTTTTAATTCTATTTGCTGTGATGTTCATGAATGGTTCAGAATATTACAAAGATTTTCATCTTTTGACCCTTGGGGATGGGGTTACTTTGCTGGTTTGTACAAGTATTTTTGGTTTACTAATGACTACTATTACAGATACGTCATGGTACGGGATTATTTGGACTACAAGATCAAACCAGATTATAGAGCACGATTTGCTAAGTAATAGTCAACAAATTGGAATTCATTTATCAACAGATTTTTTTCTTCCGTTTGAATTCATTTCGATAATTCTTTTAGTTGCTTTGATAGGGGCAATTGCCGTGGCGCGCCAgtaa
- the LOC133037454 gene encoding protein TIC 214-like — MEIEKNKGRFGMIFQSFILGNLVSLCMKIINSVVVVGLYYGFLTTFSIGPSYLFLLRARVLEEGEEGTEKKVSATTGFITGQLMMFISIYYVPLHLALGRPHTITVLALPYLLFHFFWNNHKHFFDYGSTNRNSMRNLSIQCVFLNNLIFQLFNHFILPSSMLVRLVNIYMFRCNNKMLFVTSSFVGWLIGHILFMKWVGLVLVWIQQNNSIRSNVLIRSNKYLVAELRNFMARIFSILLFITCIYYLGRIPSPIVTKKLKATLETEETDVEIETTSETKGTKQEQGGSTEEDPSPSLFSEEKEDPDKIDETEEIRVNGKEKTKDEFQVKETQYKNKPVYETYYLDVDRNQENSKLEILNEKKDLLRFEFEKPLVTILFDSKRWNRPFRYIKNARFENSVRKEMSQYFFHTCQSDGKERISFTYPPSLSTLLEMIQRKVSLFTTEKPSSNELYNHWSYNNEEKRKNLSNKFIKRVKALDKTLNSKSLILDGLEKRTRLYNENTKKTYLPKIYDPFLNGAYRGQIKKLFSLSIQNEISKKKDIERSWINKIHSLFLIINYLEFEQKKNKLENFDKKLFKKETLFFLNLINEFTEKSSFNFKTNYLLTEQKQVRINSEGQKKKIKLLFDKVLNDPNNKAIRNESIGLKEIRKKVPRWSYKLINSFEHADGPIEEMLGRTPEIRSRKCKRVVIFNHDLRNTNISSNTSNNPQEITKNIKNNDDYEEPKVISLIRFSQQSDFRRDIIIGSMRAQRRKTLIWKSFQANSHSPLFLDRIDKDFFFSFSAPVKKKIQNWLWKNKEFPVSDYREKRENERIKKNEEKKKEEERIERAEAWDSIVVVQIIRSLVLVIQSILRKYIILPSLIIVKNMGRILLFQSPEWSEDLKDWKRETHVKCTYNGIQLAENEFPKNWLIDGIQIKILFPFRLKPWHKAKLKRQETSNNPIKKKEQTNDFSFLTVLGMETELPFGSPRKQISFFEPIFKEIKRKLIKLKKKCFRVVKERKERTNSKETKEGVIQNQSILFFKKIIKELSKINLIFLKEKEVEIYELSKKKKEKNLIINNEIMDESSINIESTNWTTFSLKKKKIQDLTNKTNTIINQIQKIPKDNKRGFINPQKIFSFNEISYADERLKFPKKIFQTLKLKRRKARLIRKSFFFFQLLIQRISINIFLFISNIPRINVQVFFYFFESTKKILNKYSSYKNPISTNETNPNITQFISTIKKSISNLNKSQTFYDLSYLSQAYVFYKLSQPPFFHFFNLYKSKLRSVFQYQYKGTSFFLKNGIKDYFVGTQEIFNSELRHRNPSNYGINQWKNWLKGYYQYDLSQSKLIPPKSRNIVKKNSIVQNKHFKKFDSNEKNLLINSEKQKKNVKKQNKYDLLSYNFINYEDKKTPSFYEFPLQENHNQEVLYNYKKNKQKIYNMLIDIPINNYRVEENIIDIKTNPDRKFFDLTILNYCLRNKIYIGAWVDIDTHPKSNKYTKTWSNNYQLIEKIDKKGLVYPTLHQNQEINPSKKKTLFDWMRINEEIISCPISNLELWFFPEFLILYNSYKIKPCAIPIKSLLLNFNENVRENKSTAENKKRNIFLSIFSNEKKYLELENQNQREKEFTVQENLDLTLSNQEKDIEENYALSKMKKNKKQYKNNMEAGFDFLLKRYLLFQLRWDNSLNTKMIANIKVYCLLLRLINPRDITIASIQRGEMSLDILMIQKNVNLTELVKRGILLIEPVRLSIKNEGQFIVYQTIGISVRHKSTHTINQRYREKEPVDKKNFDEVISKHQKMAENRDKNHYDLFVPETILAPRRRIELRILICFNSRNQKGMPRNTAFCNENKIKKKVLNTSKRDKKTLIKLKFFLWPNYRLEDFACMNRYWFDTNNGSRFSMVKLHMYPQFKN; from the coding sequence AtggaaatagaaaagaacaagGGGAGGTTTGGGATGATTTTTCAATCTTTTATACTAGGTAATCTAGTATCCTTATGCATGAAGATAATAAATTCGGTCGTTGTGGTCGGACTCTATTATGGATTTCTGACCACATTCTCCATAGGGCCCTCTTATCTCTTCCTTCTCCGAGCTCGCGTTCtggaagaaggagaagaaggaacCGAGAAGAAAGTATCAGCAACAACCGGTTTTATTACGGGACAGCTCATGATGTTCATATCGATCTATTATGTGCCTCTGCATCTAGCATTGGGTAGACCTCATACAATAACTGTCCTAGCTCTACCCTATCTTTTGTTTCATTTCTTCTGGAACAATCACAAACACTTTTTTGATTATGGATCTACTAACAGAAATTCAATGCGTAATCTTAGCATTCAATGTGTATTCCTGAATAATCTCATTTTTCAATTATTCAACCATTTCATTTTACCAAGTTCAATGTTAGTCAGATTAGTCAACATTTATATGTTTCGATGCAACAACAAGATGTTATTTGTAACAAGTAGTTTTGTTGGTTGGTTAATTGGTCACATTTTATTCATGAAATGGGTTGGATTGGTATTAGTCTGGATACAGCAAAATAATTCTATTAGATCTAATGTACTTATTAGATCTAATAAGTACCTTGtggcagaattgagaaattttaTGGCTCGAATCTTTAGTATTCTCTTATTTATTACCTGTATCTACTATTTAGGCAGAATACCGTCACCCATTGTTACTAAGAAACTGAAAGCAACCTTAGAAACGGAAGAAACAGATGTAGAAATAGAAACAACTTCAGAAACGAAGGGGACTAAACAGGAACAAGGGGGATCCACCGAAGAAGATCCTTCTCCTTCCCTTTTTTCGGAAGAAAAGGAGGATCCGGACAAAATCGATGAAACGGAAGAGATACGAGTGAATGGAAAGGAAAAAACAAAAGATGAATTCCAAGTTAAAGAgacacaatataaaaataaacccGTTTATGAAACTTATTATCTGGATGTGGATCGGAATCAAGAAAATTCGAAGTTAGAAATATTGAACGAAAAAAAAGATCTCCTTaggtttgaatttgaaaaaccccTCGTAACGATTCTTTTCGACTCTAAACGATGGAATCGTCCATTTCGATATATAAAAAACGCtagatttgaaaattctgtAAGAAAAGAAATGtcacaatatttttttcataCATGTCAAAGTGATGGCAAAGAAAGAATATCTTTTACGTATCCACCTAGTTTGTCAACCTTGTTAGAAATGATACAAAGAAAAGTGTCTCTGTTCACTACAGAGAAACCCTCTTCCAACGAATTATATAATCATTGGAGCTATaataatgaagaaaaaagaaaaaacctaAGCAACAAATTTATAAAAAGAGTCAAGGCTCTAGACAAAACTTTAAATAGTAAATCCCTTATTCTGGATGGACTCGAAAAAAGAACTAGATTGTataatgaaaatacaaaaaaaacatatttaccGAAAATATATGATCCTTTTTTAAATGGAGCCTACCGTggacaaattaaaaaattgttttcacTTTCAATCCAAAAtgaaatttccaaaaaaaaggACATAGAAAGAAGTTGGATAAATAAAATTCATAGTCTCTttcttattataaattatttagaatttgaacaaaaaaaaaataaattagaaaattttgataaaaaattatttaaaaaagaaactctttttttcttgaacttaattaatgaatttactgaaaaatcaagtttcaattttaaaacaaattatttacttactgaaCAGAAACAGGTGAGAATTAATTCAGaaggacaaaaaaaaaaaataaaattgctatTTGATAAAGTTCTAAACGATCCTAACAATAAAGCAATTCGAAACGAATCTATTGGACTAAAAGAAATACGCAAAAAAGTTCCTCGTTGGTCATACAaattaataaatagttttgaacACGCCGACGGCCCAATTGAAGAAATGTTAGGAAGAACTCCTGAAATTCGTTCAAGAAAATGCAAACGTGTagtgatttttaatcatgaccTAAGAAATACCAATATTTCTAGTAATACATCTAATAATCCACAAGAGAttactaaaaatattaaaaataacgaCGATTATGAAGAACCAAAGGTAATTTCTTTAATACGTTTTTCACAACAATCAGATTTTCGTCGAGACATAATCATAGGCTCGATGCGCGCCCAAAGGCGTAAAACGCTTATTTGGAAATCCTTTCAAGCGAATAGTCATTCCCCCCTTTTTTTGGACAGAATAgacaaagatttttttttttctttttccgcgccggtgaaaaaaaaaattcaaaattggttATGGAAAAACAAAGAATTTCCAGTTTCAGATTAtagagaaaaaagagaaaacGAAAGGATTAAAAAAAacgaagagaaaaaaaaagaagaagaacgtATAGAAAGAGCCGAAGCCTGGGATAGCATTGTAGTTGTTCAAATAATAAGAAGTCTTGTGTTAGTAATCCAATCAATTCtgagaaaatatattatattacccTCATTGATAATAGTTAAAAATATGGGTCGTATACTATTGTTTCAATCTCCCGAATGGTCTGAGGATTTAAAAGATTGGAAGAGAGAAACGCATGTTAAATGCACTTATAACGGCATTCAATTAGCAGAAAATGAATTCCCAAAAAACTGGTTAATAGACGGTATTCAGATAAAGATCCTATTTCCCTTTCGTCTGAAACCTTGGCACAAAGCTAAGCTTAAGCGACAAGAAACTTCTAATAATCCGATCAAAAAGAAAGAACAAAcaaatgatttttcttttttaacagTTTTGGGGATGGAAACTGAACTTCCTTTTGGTTCTCCCCGAAAACAAATTTCATTTTTTGAACCTATTTTTAAAGAAatcaaaagaaaattaataaaattgaaaaagaaatgtTTTAGAGTTgtcaaagaaagaaaagaaagaacaaactcaaaagaaacaaaagaaggggttattcaaaatcaaagcattcttttttttaaaaaaataataaaagaactcTCAAAAATAAACCTAATTTTCTTGAAAGAGAAAGAAGTCGAAATATATGAattgagtaaaaaaaaaaaagaaaaaaatttgataattaataatgAGATAATGGATGAATCATCGATTAACATTGAATCGACGAATTGGACAACCttttcattgaaaaaaaaaaaaatacaagatctAACTAATAAAACAAATACAATCATAAATCAAATACAAAAAATTCCAAAAGACAACAAAAGGGGATTTATAAACCCACaaaaaatttttagttttaacgAAATAAGTTATGCTGATGAAAGATTGAAATTTCCAAAAAAGATTTTTCagacattaaaattaaaaagaagaaaGGCTCGACTAATCCgtaaatccttttttttttttcaacttttaatTCAAAggatatctataaatatatttctatttatcaGTAATATTCCTAGAATAAATGTACaagtttttttctatttttttgaatcaacaaaaaaaattcttaataaaTACAGTTCCTATAAAAACCCTATTTCGACTAACGAAACAAATCCAAATATAACTCAGTTTATTTCGactataaaaaaatcaatttctaATCTTAATAAGTCACAGACTTTTTATGACTTATCTTATTTGTCACAAGCATATGTCTTTTATAAATTATCACAACCCCccttttttcacttttttaatttatataagtcAAAATTAAGATCTGTCTTTCAATATCAATATAAGGGAACATCTTTTTTTCTTAAGAATGGAATAAAGGATTATTTTGTTGGAACGCAGGAAATTTTTAATTCCGAATTAAGACATAGAAACCCCAGCAATTATGGAATAAATCAATGGAAAAATTGGTTAAAGGGTTATTATCAATATGATTTATCTCAGTCTAAATTAATACCCCCAAAATCGCGAAATATAGTAAAGAAAAACTCTATAGTTCAAAATAAACATTTCAAGAAATTTGATTCAAACGAAAAAAATCTATTAATTAACTccgaaaaacaaaaaaaaaatgttaaaaaacaaaataaatatgatcttttatcatataattttattaattatgaagaTAAGAAGACCCCATCTTTTTATGAATTTCCATTACAAGAAAATCATAATCAAGAGGTCctttataattacaaaaaaaataaacaaaaaatttataatatgttGATAGATATTCCTATCAACAATTATCGAGTAGAAGAGAATATTATAGATATAAAGACAAATCCtgatagaaaattttttgatttaacAATTCTCAATTATTGTCTTcgaaataaaatctatataggGGCCTGGGTCGATATCGATACTCACCCCAAGAGTAATAAATATACTAAAACTTGGTCTAACAATTATCAACTAATTGAGAAAATCGACAAAAAAGGTCTTGTTTATCCCACGCTTCATCAAAATCAAGAAATCAacccatcaaaaaaaaaaacactttttgATTGGATGAGAATAAATGAAGAAATAATAAGTTGTCCCATATCCAATTTGGAACTTTGGTTTTTCCCGGAATTTTTGATACTTTATAATTCGTATAAGATTAAACCATGCGCAATACCAATTAAATCGctccttttaaattttaatgaaaatgTTAGGGAAAATAAAAGCACCgctgaaaataaaaaaagaaatatttttctatcaatattttcaaatgaaaaaaaatatcttgaattagaaaaccaaaatcaaagagaaaaagaatTCACAGTTCAAGAAAATTTGGACTTAACTCTGTCAAACCAAGAAAAAGATATTGAAGAAAATTATGCACTAtcaaagatgaaaaaaaataaaaaacaatacaaGAACAATATGGAAGCGGGATTTGATTTCTTACTAAAAAGATATTTGCTTTTTCAATTGAGATGGGATAATTCTTTAAATACAAAAATGATTGCTAACATCAAAGTATATTGTCTACTACTTAGATTAATAAACCCAAGAGACATTACAATAGCCTCTATTCAAAGGGGAGAAATGAGTCTGGATATTTTAATGATTCAGAAAAATGTAAATCTTACAGAATTGGTTAAAAGGGgaatattacttattgaacctGTTCGTCTATCTATAAAAAATGAAGGGCAGTTTATTGTATATCAAACTATAGGTATTTCGGTGCGTCATAAGAGTACACACACGATTAATCAAAGGTACCGAGAAAAGGAACCGGTTGATAAGAAAAATTTTGATGAAGTCATTTCAAAACATCAAAAGATGGCTGAAAATAGAGACAAAAACCATTATGATTTGTTTGTTCCTGAAACGATTTTAGCCCCTAGACGTCGTATAGAATTGAGAATTCTAATTTGTTTTAATTCTAGAAATCAAAAAGGTATGCCGAGAAATACAGCATTTTGCAATGAaaataagataaagaaaaaagttttgaatacaagcaaaagagataaaaaaacgctaattaaattaaagttctTTCTTTGGCCTAATTATCGATTAGAAGATTTCGCTTGTATGAATCGGTATTGGTTTGATACCAATAATGGCAGTCGTTTCAGTATGGTAAAGCTACATATGTATCCTCAATTTAAAAATTAA
- the LOC133037043 gene encoding protein TIC 214-like, translating to MLIDIPINNYRVEENIIDIKTNPDRKFFDLTILNYCLRNKIYIGAWVDIDTHPKSNKYTKTWSNNYQLIEKIDKKGLVYPTLHQNQEINPSKKKTLFDWMRINEEIISCPISNLELWFFPEFLILYNSYKIKPCAIPIKSLLLNFNENVRENKSTAENKKRNIFLSIFSNEKKYLELENQNQREKEFTVQENLDLTLSNQEKDIEENYALSKMGLVSSISRWGTREGI from the coding sequence atgttGATAGATATTCCTATCAACAATTATCGAGTAGAAGAGAATATTATAGATATAAAGACAAATCCtgatagaaaattttttgatttaacAATTCTCAATTATTGTCTTcgaaataaaatctatataggGGCCTGGGTCGATATCGATACTCACCCCAAGAGTAATAAATATACTAAAACTTGGTCTAACAATTATCAACTAATTGAGAAAATCGACAAAAAAGGTCTTGTTTATCCCACGCTTCATCAAAATCAAGAAATCAacccatcaaaaaaaaaaacactttttgATTGGATGAGAATAAATGAAGAAATAATAAGTTGTCCCATATCCAATTTGGAACTTTGGTTTTTCCCGGAATTTTTGATACTTTATAATTCGTATAAGATTAAACCATGCGCAATACCAATTAAATCGctccttttaaattttaatgaaaatgTTAGGGAAAATAAAAGCACCgctgaaaataaaaaaagaaatatttttctatcaatattttcaaatgaaaaaaaatatcttgaattagaaaaccaaaatcaaagagaaaaagaatTCACAGTTCAAGAAAATTTGGACTTAACTCTGTCAAACCAAGAAAAAGATATTGAAGAAAATTATGCACTATCAAAGATGGGATTAGTCAGTTCTATTTCTCGATGGGGGACAAGGGAAGGGATATAA
- the LOC133037480 gene encoding large ribosomal subunit protein uL2cz/uL2cy: MPLGTAIHNIEITLGKGGQLARAAGAVAKLIAKEGKSATLKLPSGEVRLIPKNCSATVGQVGNVGVNQKSLGRAGSKRWLGKRPVVRGVVMNPVDHPHGGGEGRAPIGRKKPSTPWGYPALGRRSRKRNKYSDNLILRRRSK, translated from the coding sequence ATGCCCTTAGGCACGGCCATACATAACATAGAAATCACACTTGGAAAGGGTGGACAATTAGCTAGAGCAGCAGGTGCTGTAGCGAAACTGATTGCAAAAGAGGGGAAATCGGCCACATTAAAATTACCTTCTGGGGAGGTCCGTTTGATACCCAAAAACTGCTCAGCAACAGTCGGACAAGTGGGGAATGTTGGGGTGAACCAGAAAAGTTTGGGTAGAGCCGGATCTAAACGTTGGCTAGGTAAGCGTCCTGTAGTAAGAGGAGTAGTTATGAACCCTGTAGACCATCCCCATGGGGGTGGTGAAGGGAGGGCCCCAATTGGTAGAAAAAAACCCTCAACCCCTTGGGGTTATCCTGCACTTGGCAGAAGAAGTAGAAAAAGGAATAAATATAGCGATAATTTGATTCTTCGTCGCCGTAGTAAATAG
- the LOC133037475 gene encoding photosystem II protein D1: MTAILERRESESLWGRFCNWITSTENRLYIGWFGVLMIPTLLTATSVFIIAFIAAPPVDIDGIREPVSGSLLYGNNIISGAIIPTSAAIGLHFYPIWEAASVDEWLYNGGPYELIVLHFLLGVACYMGREWELSFRLGMRPWIAVAYSAPVAAATAVFLIYPIGQGSFSDGMPLGISGTFNFMIVFQAEHNILMHPFHMLGVAGVFGGSLFSAMHGSLVTSSLIRETTENESANEGYRFGQEEETYNIVAAHGYFGRLIFQYASFNNSRSLHFFLAAWPVVGIWFTALGISTMAFNLNGFNFNQSVVDSQGRVINTWADIINRANLGMEVMHERNAHNFPLDLAALEVPSTNG; this comes from the coding sequence ATGACTGCAATTTTAGAGAGACGCGAAAGCGAAAGCCTATGGGGTCGTTTCTGTAACTGGATAACCAGCACCGAAAACCGTCTTTACATTGGATGGTTTGGTGTTTTGATGATCCCTACCTTATTGACCGCAACTTCTGTATTTATTATCGCTTTCATTGCTGCCCCTCCGGTAGATATTGATGGTATTCGTGAACCTGTTTCTGGATCTCTACTTTACGGAAACAATATTATTTCTGGTGCCATTATTCCTACTTCTGCAGCTATAGGTTTGCACTTTTACCCAATATGGGAAGCGGCTTCTGTTGATGAATGGTTATACAATGGTGGTCCTTATGAGCTAATTGTTCTACACTTCTTACTTGGTGTAGCTTGTTATATGGGTCGTGAGTGGGAACTTAGTTTCCGTCTGGGTATGCGTCCTTGGATTGCTGTTGCATATTCAGCTCCTGTTGCAGCTGCTACTGCTGTTTTCTTGATCTACCCAATTGGTCAAGGAAGCTTTTCTGATGGTATGCCTTTAGGAATCTCTGGTACTTTCAATTTCATGATTGTATTCCAAGCTGAGCACAACATCCTTATGCACCCATTTCACATGTTAGGCGTAGCTGGTGTATTCGGCGGTTCCCTATTCAGTGCTATGCATGGTTCCTTGGTAACCTCTAGTTTGATCAGGGAAACCACAGAAAATGAATCTGCTAATGAAGGTTACAGATTCGGTCAAGAGGAAGAAACCTACAATATTGTAGCCGCTCATGGTTATTTTGGCCGATTGATCTTCCAATATGCTAGTTTCAACAATTCTCGTTCTTTACACTTCTTCTTAGCTGCTTGGCCTGTAGTAGGTATTTGGTTTACCGCTTTAGGTATTAGCACTATGGCTTTCAACTTAAATGGTTTCAATTTCAACCAATCTGTAGTTGATAGTCAAGGTCGTGTAATTAATACTTGGGCTGATATCATTAACCGTGCTAATCTTGGTATGGAAGTTATGCATGAACGTAATGCTCACAACTTCCCTCTAGACTTAGCTGCTCTAGAAGTTCCATCTACAAATGGATAA